The DNA segment ACCTCACCATACCCTCTCGCACTCCCAATCCTTTATCCTCCCACTCTTGCTCGATACACTTATCCCCACCAAGTACACCTCCTTGCCCCTGTACGGCTCATGGTACCCCCGCTCCTTTATCTGCTCCAGCGCTTCCCTTGCCGACCTGTCCACCTTCA comes from the Fervidobacterium thailandense genome and includes:
- a CDS encoding PD-(D/E)XK nuclease domain-containing protein, with amino-acid sequence MDRSAREALEQIKERGYHEPYRGKEVYLVGISVSSKSGRIKDWECERVW